The Pseudomonas extremaustralis genome contains a region encoding:
- a CDS encoding carboxylate/amino acid/amine transporter: protein MGYLLVVTLIQAFSFSLIGEYLAGHVDSYFAVLVRVVLAGLVFIPLTRWRSVEPAFMRGMLLIGALQFGVTYVCLYLSFRVLTVPEVLLFTILTPLHVTLIEDALNRRFNPWALIAALVAVAGAAVIRFDQITPHFLMGFLLLQLANFTYAAGQVMYKHLVARYPSDLPHYRRFGYFYLGALLVVLPAFLLFGKADFLPDAPLQWGVLVFLGLVSTALGMYWWNKGACLVHGGTLAVMNNLHVPVGLLLNLLIWNQHEPLGRLALGGLVIVAAVWISRLGVRSVAVKA, encoded by the coding sequence ATGGGCTACTTACTGGTTGTCACCCTGATTCAGGCATTTTCCTTCAGCTTGATCGGCGAATACCTCGCCGGTCACGTCGACAGCTACTTCGCCGTGCTGGTGCGGGTCGTGCTGGCCGGCCTGGTGTTCATCCCGCTGACGCGCTGGCGCTCGGTGGAACCGGCCTTCATGCGCGGCATGCTGCTGATCGGCGCACTGCAATTCGGCGTGACCTACGTGTGCCTGTACCTGAGCTTTCGCGTGTTGACGGTGCCGGAGGTGTTGCTGTTCACCATTCTCACGCCCTTGCACGTGACCTTGATCGAAGACGCCCTCAACCGCCGTTTCAACCCTTGGGCGCTGATCGCCGCATTGGTGGCGGTGGCAGGGGCGGCGGTGATCCGGTTCGACCAGATCACCCCGCACTTCCTCATGGGCTTTTTGTTGCTGCAACTGGCCAACTTCACCTATGCCGCCGGGCAGGTGATGTACAAGCATCTGGTGGCACGTTATCCGAGCGACCTGCCGCACTACCGACGCTTCGGGTATTTCTACCTGGGCGCGCTGCTGGTGGTGTTGCCGGCATTCCTGCTGTTCGGCAAGGCCGACTTCCTGCCCGATGCGCCGTTGCAATGGGGTGTGCTGGTGTTCCTCGGATTGGTCAGCACGGCGCTGGGCATGTACTGGTGGAACAAGGGCGCGTGCCTGGTCCATGGCGGTACCCTGGCGGTGATGAACAACCTGCATGTGCCGGTGGGGTTGCTGCTCAACCTGCTGATCTGGAACCAGCACGAGCCGCTGGGCCGCCTGGCGCTGGGCGGGTTGGTGATCGTGGCGGCGGTGTGGATCAGTCGCTTGGGCGTGCGTTCGGTAGCCGTCAAAGCTTGA
- a CDS encoding OprD family porin, with the protein MRAPTLLSLLLTGTCNSVLAAGFIEDSSLDVLSRNFYLDNRERSPSNQPHKAEWAQGFIASFVSGFTPGTIGVGLDAHAFVGLKLDGGKGHAGTGLLPLDADGRSERDYSSAGGAVKLRVAKTTLSVGEMTVETPVFDTADKRLQPEYATGLLLDSHEIDALHWQAGHFTAFKNQNASSGHGDFDGYGASTRSGAIDFLGGQFFEGQPLGGALYASQLRDTWRQYYANLHGATANWGLDGNIYRTEDQGRAQAGAIANTAYSLAGKYSFAAQSVTLAYQKINGNTPFDFVGGDSIYLANSIKYADFNGPGERSWQLRYDLNLATFGVPGLKFMTRYVTGRGIDGTHAPQGGAYNPFDADSGEYQPLQGRGGRHWERDIDLHYVVQSGPAKDLSVQLSHVSHRANTAQAGDDIDRVYVVIEYPLKL; encoded by the coding sequence ATGCGCGCTCCAACCTTGCTTTCGCTCCTGCTGACCGGCACCTGCAACAGTGTGCTGGCGGCGGGTTTTATCGAGGATTCGAGCCTCGACGTACTCAGCCGTAACTTCTACCTCGACAACAGGGAACGCTCCCCGTCCAACCAGCCGCACAAGGCGGAATGGGCCCAGGGTTTTATCGCCTCGTTCGTCTCCGGCTTCACCCCAGGCACGATCGGCGTCGGTCTCGACGCCCACGCCTTTGTCGGCCTGAAACTCGACGGTGGCAAGGGCCACGCCGGCACCGGTCTGCTGCCGTTGGACGCCGACGGACGCAGTGAGCGCGATTACTCCAGCGCCGGCGGGGCCGTGAAGCTGCGCGTCGCCAAAACCACGCTGTCAGTGGGTGAGATGACCGTCGAAACCCCAGTGTTCGACACCGCCGACAAACGCCTGCAACCGGAATACGCCACGGGCCTGTTGCTGGACAGCCATGAGATCGACGCCCTGCATTGGCAGGCAGGCCACTTCACTGCCTTCAAAAACCAGAATGCCTCGAGCGGGCACGGCGATTTCGATGGCTATGGCGCCAGTACGCGCAGCGGCGCCATCGACTTCCTCGGCGGGCAGTTCTTCGAAGGCCAACCGCTGGGCGGCGCCTTGTATGCCTCGCAACTGCGGGACACCTGGCGCCAGTACTACGCCAACCTGCATGGCGCCACGGCAAACTGGGGACTCGACGGCAATATCTACCGCACCGAGGACCAGGGCCGCGCGCAGGCCGGCGCCATCGCCAACACCGCTTACAGCCTGGCCGGCAAATATAGCTTCGCGGCGCAGTCGGTGACTCTGGCCTACCAGAAGATCAACGGCAACACGCCGTTCGACTTCGTCGGCGGCGACTCCATCTACCTGGCCAACTCCATCAAGTACGCCGACTTCAATGGCCCCGGCGAACGCTCATGGCAGCTTCGCTATGACCTCAACCTCGCCACCTTCGGCGTGCCGGGTTTGAAGTTCATGACCCGCTACGTCACCGGCCGAGGTATCGACGGCACGCACGCCCCCCAAGGCGGCGCCTACAACCCGTTCGATGCGGACAGCGGTGAGTATCAACCCCTGCAAGGCCGCGGCGGTCGCCACTGGGAGCGCGATATCGACCTGCATTACGTGGTGCAATCCGGTCCGGCCAAGGACCTGTCGGTGCAGTTGTCCCACGTCAGCCACCGCGCCAACACGGCACAGGCCGGGGATGACATCGACCGGGTGTACGTCGTGATCGAATATCCGCTCAAGCTTTGA
- a CDS encoding mechanosensitive ion channel family protein — MDIKQLWLNAQDLWGTLDQHPLLHASLGLLVLLTVALLLGRVARYLILHAVKLLGRQPPLHWLNDLRHNKVFHRLAQMTPSLVIQFGLHLVSDLSKTAILFIGNVALALTILFLVLAMSALLNALLDIYARTEHARTRSIKGYVQLAKMVLFVFGAIIIVATLIDRSPLLLLSGLGAMSAVILLVYKDTLLSFVASVQLTSNDMLRVGDWIEMPQVGADGDVVDITLHTVKVQNFDKTIVSIPTWRLMSESFKNWRGMQAAGGRRIKRSLYIDASGVRFLRDDEEARMTQVHLLTDYIGRKQAELKAWNEAQGESAQLSANRRRMTNLGTFRAYALAYLKSHPDIQPNMTCMVRQMQTTAQGVPLEIYCFTRTTAWADYERIQGDIFDYLLAVLPEFGLSLYQQPSGNDLRAGILPAVLGASHLPEPEKTAI; from the coding sequence ATGGATATCAAACAGCTCTGGCTCAACGCCCAGGACCTCTGGGGCACCCTCGATCAACACCCACTGCTGCATGCCAGCCTTGGCTTGCTGGTGTTGCTGACGGTGGCCCTGCTGCTTGGACGCGTGGCGCGCTACCTCATCCTCCACGCCGTTAAATTGCTCGGTCGGCAACCGCCCCTGCACTGGCTCAATGACCTGCGCCATAACAAGGTCTTCCATCGCCTGGCGCAAATGACCCCGTCCCTGGTCATCCAGTTCGGCCTGCACCTGGTGTCGGACCTGAGCAAGACCGCCATCCTGTTTATCGGCAACGTGGCGTTGGCGCTGACCATTCTGTTCCTGGTGCTGGCCATGAGCGCGCTGCTCAACGCGCTGCTGGACATCTACGCCCGCACCGAACACGCACGCACCCGCTCGATCAAGGGCTATGTGCAGTTGGCAAAGATGGTGCTGTTCGTGTTCGGCGCGATCATCATCGTCGCCACCCTGATCGACCGTTCGCCGCTGTTGCTGTTGTCTGGCCTGGGTGCCATGTCGGCGGTCATCCTGTTGGTGTACAAGGACACCCTGCTGTCATTCGTCGCCAGTGTGCAACTGACCAGCAACGACATGTTGCGGGTCGGCGACTGGATCGAAATGCCCCAGGTCGGCGCGGATGGCGATGTGGTGGACATCACCCTGCATACGGTCAAGGTGCAGAACTTCGACAAGACCATCGTCTCCATCCCCACCTGGCGCCTGATGTCCGAGTCGTTCAAGAACTGGCGCGGTATGCAGGCTGCGGGCGGGCGCCGTATCAAGCGCAGTCTGTATATCGACGCCAGCGGCGTGCGTTTTTTGCGGGATGACGAAGAAGCACGCATGACCCAGGTGCATCTGCTCACGGACTACATCGGGCGCAAGCAGGCCGAGCTCAAGGCCTGGAACGAAGCCCAGGGTGAAAGCGCGCAACTGTCGGCCAACCGCCGCCGCATGACCAACCTCGGCACCTTCCGCGCATATGCCCTGGCTTATCTGAAAAGCCACCCGGACATCCAGCCCAACATGACCTGCATGGTGCGCCAGATGCAAACCACCGCCCAAGGCGTGCCGCTGGAAATCTACTGCTTCACCCGCACCACGGCGTGGGCGGATTACGAGCGCATCCAGGGGGATATCTTCGATTACCTGCTGGCGGTGTTGCCGGAGTTTGGCTTGAGCTTGTATCAGCAGCCGAGTGGCAATGACCTGCGCGCCGGCATATTGCCAGCGGTGTTGGGCGCCAGCCACCTGCCTGAGCCGGAAAAAACCGCGATTTAG
- a CDS encoding DEAD/DEAH box helicase, with translation MFSQFALHERLLKAVAELKFVEPTPVQAAAIPLALQGRDLRVTAQTGSGKTAAFVLPILNRLIGPAKVRVSIKTLILLPTRELAQQTLKEVERFSQFTFIKSGLITGGEDFKVQAAMLRKVPDILIGTPGRMIEQLNAGNLDLKEVEVLVLDEADRMLDMGFADDVQRLVGECVNRQQTMLFSATTGGSTLRDMVAKVLNNPEHLQVNNVSDLNATTRQQIVTADHNVHKEQILNWLLANETYQKAIVFTNTRAAADRIYGRLVAQDYKAFVLHGEKDQKDRKLAIDRLKQGGVKILVATDVAARGLDVDGLDMVINFDMPRSGDEYVHRIGRTGRAGNDGLAISLICHGDWNLMSSIERYLKQSFERRTIKEVKGTYTGPKKVKASGKAVGVKKKKTDAKGDKKKAGAKSPTKRKIANRPKTDNLSLVSKDGMAPLKRRKPEAPAAE, from the coding sequence GTGTTTTCCCAATTCGCCCTGCACGAACGCCTGCTCAAAGCCGTGGCCGAGCTTAAATTTGTCGAGCCTACGCCTGTGCAAGCAGCGGCCATCCCGCTCGCGCTCCAAGGGCGTGACCTGCGGGTGACGGCTCAAACCGGGAGTGGCAAGACCGCCGCTTTCGTCCTGCCGATTCTTAACCGTCTGATCGGCCCGGCCAAAGTCCGCGTCAGCATCAAGACCCTGATCCTGCTGCCGACCCGCGAGCTGGCCCAGCAGACCTTGAAGGAAGTGGAGCGCTTCTCGCAGTTCACCTTCATCAAGTCCGGCCTGATCACCGGCGGCGAAGACTTCAAGGTCCAGGCCGCCATGCTGCGCAAGGTGCCGGACATCCTGATCGGCACTCCGGGCCGCATGATCGAGCAACTCAACGCCGGCAACCTCGACCTCAAGGAAGTCGAAGTGCTGGTGCTCGACGAAGCCGACCGCATGCTCGACATGGGCTTCGCCGACGACGTGCAGCGCCTGGTGGGCGAGTGTGTGAATCGCCAGCAGACCATGCTGTTCTCCGCCACCACCGGCGGTTCGACCCTGCGCGACATGGTCGCCAAGGTCCTGAACAACCCTGAGCACCTGCAGGTCAACAACGTCAGCGACCTGAACGCGACGACGCGCCAGCAGATCGTGACTGCCGACCACAACGTGCACAAAGAGCAGATCCTCAACTGGCTGTTGGCCAACGAGACCTATCAGAAGGCCATCGTGTTCACCAACACCCGTGCCGCGGCCGACCGCATCTACGGTCGCCTGGTGGCGCAGGACTACAAGGCATTCGTGCTGCACGGCGAGAAAGACCAGAAGGACCGCAAGCTTGCGATCGACCGTCTCAAGCAGGGCGGCGTGAAGATCCTGGTCGCCACCGACGTGGCTGCCCGTGGCCTGGATGTGGATGGCCTGGACATGGTCATCAACTTCGACATGCCCCGCAGCGGCGACGAGTACGTGCACCGTATCGGGCGTACCGGGCGTGCCGGCAACGATGGCCTGGCAATCTCGCTGATCTGCCACGGTGACTGGAACCTGATGTCGAGCATCGAGCGCTACCTCAAGCAGTCGTTCGAGCGTCGCACCATTAAGGAAGTCAAAGGCACCTACACAGGGCCGAAGAAGGTCAAGGCGTCCGGCAAAGCCGTTGGCGTGAAGAAGAAAAAGACCGACGCCAAGGGCGACAAGAAAAAAGCCGGCGCCAAGTCGCCGACCAAGCGCAAGATCGCCAATCGGCCGAAGACCGACAACCTGTCGCTCGTCAGCAAGGACGGCATGGCGCCGCTCAAGCGTCGCAAGCCGGAAGCACCGGCAGCCGAATAA
- a CDS encoding DUF6279 family lipoprotein: MLHWLKRLLVLLTLSLVLAGCNRVGLAYRNLDVIIPWTLGDYLDMNAGQKRWFNDKLKEHLAWHCTTQLPGYLDWLDRLQQMVDNHQVSDAALQARTVEAKQAIANVAQAITPSAVELLQSLDDRQVKDMNTALTKDLRQRQDEYLKPPLEQQIKERAQRMSKRLDAWMGPLNSSQQNRVTAWSIELGEQNREWIGNRADWQAQLMEAVRQRQTADFPQKMQQLLVDRESLWTPEYRVAYALTEAAARSLLVDLMAESSKQQRLKLTQKIDGVRSDFKALKCLKTAAN; the protein is encoded by the coding sequence ATGCTGCACTGGCTCAAACGACTGCTGGTATTGCTGACCCTGAGCCTGGTGCTCGCCGGCTGTAATCGCGTCGGCCTGGCCTACCGCAACCTTGACGTGATCATCCCCTGGACCCTCGGTGACTACCTGGACATGAACGCCGGGCAGAAACGCTGGTTCAACGACAAACTCAAGGAACACCTGGCCTGGCACTGCACCACGCAGTTGCCGGGTTACCTCGACTGGCTCGATCGCCTGCAACAGATGGTCGACAACCATCAGGTCAGCGACGCCGCCCTGCAGGCCCGTACCGTCGAAGCCAAACAGGCCATCGCCAACGTCGCCCAGGCAATCACCCCATCGGCTGTCGAGCTGCTCCAGAGCCTGGACGATCGACAGGTCAAGGACATGAACACCGCCCTGACCAAAGACCTGCGCCAACGCCAGGACGAGTACCTCAAGCCACCGCTGGAGCAACAGATCAAGGAACGCGCCCAACGCATGAGCAAACGCCTGGACGCCTGGATGGGACCGCTCAATAGCAGCCAACAGAACCGGGTCACGGCGTGGTCCATTGAGCTGGGCGAGCAAAACCGGGAGTGGATCGGCAATCGCGCCGATTGGCAGGCGCAACTGATGGAGGCGGTACGACAACGCCAAACAGCCGACTTCCCGCAGAAAATGCAGCAGTTACTGGTGGATCGCGAAAGCCTGTGGACCCCGGAATATCGCGTCGCTTATGCCCTGACCGAAGCGGCGGCACGTAGCCTGCTCGTCGATTTGATGGCTGAAAGCAGCAAGCAACAGCGCCTGAAGCTGACGCAAAAAATCGACGGCGTGCGCAGCGACTTCAAGGCACTCAAGTGCCTCAAGACCGCCGCCAACTAA
- a CDS encoding TorF family putative porin produces the protein MFKPCIFLVAVLAACPLAEAQIFQRELGDFDLKLGTTPSRSMAQGLVKPTSPGGDSFHGGLDLSHDSGLYFGQFSPNMGLSSANNLEIDSYVGFKHPFDQTLGYEVGLIHYSYPKLSPLNSQEFYGGLNLLGNRFGVSFSNDPDRQDSTLFADLGGTQPFGIGVSMKYTTHQLGTPVSVEGGAIRAFSDWSLQFSRAWMGVDLNLIYSDSSLSGGDCSAYSGHNSQCDGLLTLKAARSFY, from the coding sequence ATGTTCAAACCCTGCATTTTCCTGGTCGCCGTCCTGGCTGCCTGCCCCCTCGCCGAAGCGCAGATTTTCCAGCGTGAATTGGGCGACTTCGACCTGAAATTGGGCACCACGCCCAGCCGAAGCATGGCTCAGGGCCTGGTCAAGCCGACGTCTCCCGGCGGCGATTCGTTCCATGGCGGGCTGGACCTCAGCCACGACAGCGGCCTGTATTTCGGCCAATTCTCGCCGAACATGGGCCTATCCTCGGCGAACAATCTCGAAATCGACTCGTATGTGGGTTTCAAACACCCCTTCGATCAGACCCTGGGCTATGAAGTCGGCTTGATCCACTACAGCTACCCCAAGCTCAGCCCCCTCAACAGCCAGGAGTTCTATGGCGGCCTGAACCTGCTGGGCAATCGCTTCGGCGTTTCCTTCAGCAACGACCCGGACCGCCAGGACAGCACGCTGTTCGCCGACCTCGGCGGTACCCAACCATTCGGCATCGGCGTCAGCATGAAATACACCACCCATCAGTTGGGCACGCCGGTTTCGGTAGAGGGCGGTGCCATTCGCGCCTTCAGTGACTGGTCGTTGCAATTTTCCAGGGCGTGGATGGGCGTTGACCTGAACCTGATCTACAGCGACTCCAGCCTCAGCGGCGGCGACTGCTCGGCCTACTCCGGACACAATTCGCAATGCGATGGCCTGTTGACCTTGAAGGCGGCGCGGTCGTTTTATTGA
- a CDS encoding CvfB family protein → MALVGRYNSLQVVKHTHFGLYLDGAQDGEILLPNRYIPKDIPSEDEDWLNVFIYLDSDDKLIATTEKPKVQVGEFASLKVVEVNSIGVFLDWGLPKDLLLPYSEEKRQLSAGEYCVVHVYLDKHTKRITATARLDRYLDKTPANYQVGQEVDLLVAEATDMGFKAIINNKHWGLIHKNEVFKFLRPGKEEKGFIKEIRADGNISLSLQPVGQEAASSLNSKILAKLRENNGTLPVSDKSDPAVISNLFGVSKGNFKKAIGALYKQGQIVIHADRIELS, encoded by the coding sequence ATGGCTTTAGTCGGGCGCTACAACAGCTTGCAAGTGGTTAAACACACTCACTTCGGTTTGTACCTGGATGGTGCGCAAGATGGTGAAATCCTCTTGCCTAATCGGTATATCCCGAAAGATATTCCGAGTGAAGATGAAGATTGGCTTAACGTGTTCATTTACTTGGACAGCGATGACAAACTTATCGCGACGACGGAGAAACCGAAAGTTCAAGTTGGCGAATTTGCCAGTTTGAAAGTGGTTGAAGTCAATAGTATTGGCGTATTCCTCGATTGGGGTTTGCCCAAAGATCTGTTGTTGCCGTATTCGGAAGAAAAACGCCAGTTGAGCGCCGGTGAATATTGTGTGGTGCACGTCTACCTCGACAAGCACACCAAGCGCATTACCGCGACTGCGCGCCTCGATCGTTATCTGGATAAGACGCCCGCCAACTACCAGGTGGGCCAGGAAGTCGACCTGTTGGTGGCGGAAGCGACCGATATGGGCTTCAAGGCGATCATCAACAACAAACACTGGGGCCTGATCCACAAGAACGAAGTGTTCAAGTTCCTGCGTCCGGGCAAGGAAGAGAAAGGCTTCATCAAGGAAATCCGCGCCGATGGCAACATCAGCCTGAGCCTGCAACCGGTCGGCCAGGAAGCGGCCTCCAGCCTCAACTCGAAGATCCTCGCCAAGTTACGTGAAAACAATGGCACCTTGCCGGTCAGCGATAAAAGCGACCCGGCGGTGATCAGCAACTTGTTCGGCGTGAGCAAAGGCAACTTCAAGAAGGCCATTGGCGCACTGTACAAGCAGGGCCAGATCGTGATTCATGCGGATCGCATTGAACTAAGCTGA
- a CDS encoding DUF2177 family protein, with protein MSKKSVFAYLGTLLAFLVLDGLWLGVLMGPTYKSLLGPLMLDQPRLLPAVLFYLLYVVGCVVFVVLPSVGWQRAARLGALLGLVAYGTYDLSNWATLQGWSAGLAVMDMAWGAVLTAACCTFGHLCAHRVQH; from the coding sequence ATGTCTAAGAAGTCTGTGTTCGCTTACCTCGGCACCTTGCTGGCCTTTCTGGTGCTCGACGGCCTCTGGCTCGGCGTCCTTATGGGCCCGACCTACAAATCCCTGTTGGGCCCGCTGATGCTCGATCAGCCGCGGCTGTTGCCAGCCGTGTTGTTCTACCTTCTGTATGTCGTCGGTTGCGTCGTGTTCGTGGTCTTGCCCAGCGTCGGTTGGCAGCGTGCGGCGCGCCTGGGCGCGCTGCTCGGCCTGGTCGCCTACGGCACCTATGACCTGAGCAACTGGGCCACGCTGCAAGGCTGGTCCGCCGGGTTGGCGGTGATGGACATGGCCTGGGGCGCCGTCCTTACGGCGGCTTGCTGCACGTTTGGGCATTTGTGTGCACATCGAGTGCAACACTGA
- a CDS encoding NCS1 family nucleobase:cation symporter-1 produces the protein MSEQLPNGYSPRLYNQDLGPLPQKWTWYNIFAFWMSDVHSVGGYVFAASLFALGLASWQVLVALLAGICIVQLIANLVAKPSQQAAVPYPVICRLAFGVFGANIPAVIRGLIAVAWYGIQTYLASSALIIVVLRFFPQMAVYAEPHFAGLSYLGWFGFLSLWVLQAAVFWAGMESIRRFIDWAGPVVYAVMFALAGWIVWKAGWANISFTLAEKTLSGWEAFGQVIVATALVVSYFSGPTLNFGDFSRYCRSMQDVRRGNFWGLPVNFLAFSLVTVVIVSGTLPVFGEMLHDPIATVSRIDNSMAVLLGAFAFVTATIGINIVANFVSPAFDFANVAPSKISWRAGGMIAAVASIFITPWNLFNNPLMIHYTLDILAAFIGPLFGILLVDFYLVKKQQIDVDALFDDSPSGRYYFDRGVNWTAVKALAPATLVGVAITFTPALQGMANFAWFTGCFLGGLFYRILARREQVRVPAPMAVG, from the coding sequence ATGTCAGAACAATTGCCCAACGGCTACAGCCCGCGCCTTTACAACCAGGACCTGGGCCCACTGCCGCAAAAGTGGACCTGGTACAACATCTTCGCCTTCTGGATGAGCGACGTGCACAGCGTCGGCGGCTATGTGTTCGCCGCCAGCCTGTTCGCCTTGGGCCTGGCCAGTTGGCAGGTATTGGTCGCCTTGCTCGCCGGTATCTGCATCGTGCAATTGATTGCCAATCTGGTGGCCAAGCCGAGCCAACAGGCGGCGGTGCCTTATCCGGTGATCTGCCGGCTGGCGTTTGGGGTGTTTGGCGCAAATATTCCTGCGGTGATTCGCGGTTTGATCGCCGTGGCCTGGTACGGGATTCAGACGTACTTGGCGTCGAGTGCGTTGATCATCGTGGTGCTGCGTTTTTTCCCGCAAATGGCCGTGTATGCAGAGCCGCATTTCGCGGGCCTGTCCTACCTTGGATGGTTTGGTTTCCTCAGCTTATGGGTATTGCAAGCGGCGGTGTTCTGGGCCGGCATGGAGTCCATTCGCCGTTTTATCGACTGGGCCGGGCCGGTGGTGTATGCGGTGATGTTCGCCCTGGCTGGTTGGATCGTGTGGAAGGCGGGCTGGGCGAATATCAGCTTTACCCTGGCGGAGAAAACCCTGTCGGGCTGGGAGGCGTTCGGCCAGGTGATTGTGGCGACCGCGCTGGTGGTCTCGTACTTTTCCGGGCCCACCCTGAATTTCGGTGACTTCAGCCGCTATTGCCGCAGTATGCAGGACGTGCGACGCGGGAACTTCTGGGGGCTGCCGGTGAATTTCCTGGCGTTTTCCCTGGTGACCGTGGTGATCGTCTCGGGCACCTTGCCGGTCTTCGGCGAAATGCTCCATGACCCGATCGCCACTGTGTCGCGCATCGATAACAGCATGGCGGTGCTGCTTGGCGCGTTCGCCTTTGTCACCGCCACCATTGGCATCAACATCGTCGCCAACTTCGTATCCCCGGCGTTTGATTTCGCCAACGTGGCCCCGAGCAAAATCAGCTGGCGTGCCGGTGGCATGATCGCGGCGGTGGCGTCGATCTTTATCACCCCATGGAACCTGTTCAACAACCCGCTGATGATCCACTACACCCTGGATATCCTCGCGGCGTTTATCGGCCCCTTGTTCGGGATTTTGCTGGTGGACTTCTACCTGGTCAAAAAGCAGCAGATCGATGTGGATGCGCTGTTCGATGACAGCCCGAGCGGGCGCTACTACTTCGACCGTGGGGTGAACTGGACAGCGGTCAAGGCGCTGGCGCCCGCCACACTGGTGGGCGTTGCGATCACTTTCACCCCGGCTTTGCAGGGAATGGCCAACTTTGCCTGGTTTACTGGCTGCTTCCTGGGTGGGCTGTTTTACCGGATATTGGCGCGGCGTGAACAGGTTCGCGTGCCAGCGCCGATGGCTGTCGGCTGA
- a CDS encoding MFS transporter: protein MSPLIRLLASFIALMMAMGIGRFALTPQMPHLLSEGQIDLTGAGLIAAANYLGYFVGAVDSIFARSHHHVRGRLYGGLWLCVLLTLASYWAQGFWPHLLLRFGTGVASAWVLVMITSLSQPLAIAAGRPRLGALVFAGPGLGILLTGLLALGSNLLGQSSATLWLVYGGVALAMLLAILPFLPKPSAAHTSVASQTESASNDSITHLCWIYALYGLGYIIPATFLSQMASAQFKGAWQADLFWPSFGLAAVMGVVVASLRRKDPHTTRRWLMTTLWLQAGGVFACLLGNGWGLALGVLLCGAPFLACMQLVMARLREIAPHGYQRSTGLLTASFAMGQLSGPLLASVSSHVSGGLQPALVIAGVGLLLAGAALVSRQPSALAREPVHAAPISGKTAHPGSSQ from the coding sequence ATGTCGCCCCTGATCCGCTTACTCGCCAGTTTTATCGCGTTGATGATGGCCATGGGCATTGGCCGCTTCGCCCTCACCCCACAAATGCCCCACCTGCTCAGCGAGGGTCAGATCGACCTGACCGGCGCCGGCCTGATTGCGGCAGCCAATTACCTGGGCTATTTCGTTGGCGCGGTGGATTCGATCTTCGCCCGCAGCCATCACCATGTCCGCGGTCGTTTGTACGGCGGGCTGTGGTTGTGTGTACTGCTGACCCTGGCGTCGTATTGGGCCCAGGGTTTCTGGCCGCACCTGCTGTTGCGCTTCGGGACCGGTGTGGCGAGTGCCTGGGTGTTGGTGATGATCACCAGCCTGAGCCAGCCGCTGGCGATTGCCGCCGGACGCCCACGCCTGGGAGCCCTGGTATTTGCCGGGCCTGGACTGGGGATTCTGTTGACCGGGTTGCTGGCATTGGGCTCCAACCTCCTGGGGCAAAGCTCGGCAACCTTGTGGTTGGTGTATGGAGGCGTCGCACTGGCGATGCTGCTGGCGATCCTGCCATTCCTGCCCAAGCCGTCCGCTGCCCACACCTCCGTCGCCAGCCAAACCGAGAGCGCCAGTAACGACAGCATCACCCATCTGTGCTGGATCTATGCGCTGTACGGCCTGGGCTACATCATCCCGGCGACGTTCCTGTCGCAGATGGCCAGCGCGCAGTTCAAGGGTGCCTGGCAGGCCGATCTGTTCTGGCCCAGCTTTGGCTTGGCTGCCGTGATGGGCGTGGTGGTCGCCAGCCTGCGTCGCAAGGACCCGCACACCACCCGCCGCTGGCTGATGACAACCTTATGGCTGCAAGCGGGTGGAGTGTTTGCCTGTTTGCTGGGTAATGGTTGGGGCCTGGCGCTGGGCGTGTTGCTGTGCGGCGCGCCGTTTCTGGCGTGCATGCAGCTGGTGATGGCACGCCTGCGGGAAATCGCGCCCCACGGTTATCAGCGCAGCACAGGGTTACTCACCGCCAGCTTTGCCATGGGCCAGTTGAGCGGGCCGTTGTTGGCGTCGGTGAGCAGCCACGTGAGCGGCGGCCTGCAACCGGCGCTGGTGATTGCCGGCGTCGGTTTGTTACTGGCAGGCGCGGCATTGGTCAGCCGACAGCCATCGGCGCTGGCACGCGAACCTGTTCACGCCGCGCCAATATCCGGTAAAACAGCCCACCCAGGAAGCAGCCAGTAA